A region of Martelella sp. NC20 DNA encodes the following proteins:
- the trpB gene encoding tryptophan synthase subunit beta encodes MQQDELSYLMKFPDATGHFGQFGGNHYPPEVWPALEELTSTYLSLRDTPDFQHDLDTVRVGLQGRPTPVHFLKTTTAEVGGARIYIKREDLNHTGAHKINHCVGFALLAHRMGKRKLIAETGAGQHGVALASAAAYFGLDCEIHMGEVDMAKQASNVGRMRLLGARVVAASAGQSALKEASDAAFSAYIEQHEHALYAIGSAIGPHPFPMIVRDFQSVVGREARSQFLSLSEGQLPDHVVACVAGGSNAMGLYSGFLDDPAVTLHAVEPLGTSNETGKHAATLSFGTPGKLHGAQSLVLQQEDGTPSNVTSVASGLVYPGVGPEIAMLHEEGHLKVTAISNEEVIATFFRIAKSEGIIPALESCHALAFAINLAKRRPPSETILVNLSGRGDKDVDFVLNEFRNADGPAR; translated from the coding sequence ATGCAGCAAGATGAGCTTTCGTATTTGATGAAATTCCCTGATGCCACCGGGCACTTTGGGCAGTTTGGCGGCAATCATTATCCGCCGGAAGTGTGGCCGGCCCTTGAAGAACTCACATCAACCTATCTGTCGCTGCGAGACACGCCGGACTTTCAGCATGACCTCGATACGGTGCGGGTCGGTTTGCAGGGGCGCCCGACGCCGGTCCATTTTCTCAAGACCACCACGGCGGAAGTCGGCGGCGCGCGCATCTACATTAAGCGCGAGGACCTGAACCACACGGGTGCGCACAAGATCAATCACTGCGTGGGGTTCGCGCTGCTTGCCCACAGGATGGGCAAGCGCAAGCTGATTGCTGAAACGGGAGCGGGACAGCACGGGGTCGCACTGGCCTCTGCCGCCGCCTATTTCGGTCTCGATTGCGAGATCCATATGGGCGAAGTCGACATGGCGAAGCAGGCCTCGAACGTCGGGCGCATGCGCCTCCTCGGCGCGCGGGTGGTCGCGGCAAGCGCTGGGCAGTCCGCCCTGAAAGAGGCGAGCGACGCCGCGTTCAGCGCCTATATCGAGCAGCATGAGCACGCCCTCTACGCGATCGGTTCGGCGATAGGGCCGCACCCCTTTCCCATGATCGTGCGCGATTTCCAGTCAGTCGTGGGACGAGAGGCGCGTAGTCAGTTCCTGTCTCTGAGCGAAGGGCAGTTGCCCGACCATGTCGTGGCCTGCGTCGCGGGTGGATCGAACGCAATGGGCCTCTATTCAGGCTTCCTCGACGATCCAGCCGTTACGCTCCATGCCGTGGAACCGCTTGGTACGTCAAATGAGACCGGCAAACATGCCGCCACACTCTCCTTCGGAACGCCCGGCAAGCTCCATGGTGCACAGTCCCTCGTTTTGCAGCAGGAAGACGGGACGCCTTCGAACGTGACCTCCGTCGCATCGGGTCTCGTCTATCCCGGGGTCGGACCGGAGATCGCGATGCTGCATGAGGAAGGCCACTTGAAGGTTACGGCCATCTCGAACGAAGAGGTGATTGCCACCTTCTTCCGCATCGCAAAATCGGAAGGCATCATACCGGCGCTCGAGAGTTGCCACGCGCTGGCATTCGCGATCAATTTGGCAAAGCGCCGCCCGCCCTCGGAAACTATCCTGGTCAACCTGTCCGGCCGGGGCGACAAGGATGTCGATTTCGTTTTGAACGAGTTTCGGAATGCGGACGGCCCCGCGCGCTAG
- a CDS encoding ethanolamine utilization protein: MKVRRFEPAEAVFERSPGQEADIFAANLADQEQGGPITVGYGRYGPDQVLETDIVVDDVMVVLKGRVSVEADGETMTAAPGKIIYMPKGNAVIIRSHAEGALTAYVTYPHWSEAE, translated from the coding sequence ATGAAAGTTCGCAGATTTGAACCCGCCGAGGCCGTTTTCGAACGCTCGCCCGGACAGGAGGCCGACATTTTTGCCGCCAACCTGGCGGATCAAGAGCAAGGAGGTCCGATCACGGTCGGATATGGCCGGTACGGGCCCGACCAGGTCCTGGAGACCGATATCGTCGTCGATGACGTCATGGTGGTCCTGAAAGGCAGGGTTTCGGTCGAAGCCGACGGCGAGACCATGACCGCGGCCCCCGGCAAAATTATCTATATGCCGAAGGGGAATGCCGTGATCATTCGCTCCCACGCGGAAGGCGCGCTGACCGCCTATGTCACCTATCCTCACTGGTCGGAAGCGGAATAG